A stretch of DNA from Saprospiraceae bacterium:
TTTCCACCCGAAATCAATTGAACCAAGTACATTCCATCCACCAAATATTCAATATCTATAAGTTGTGTGATGGTGTTACTTTCGATTCGCTGTGTATGCAATACGCGTCCTGCTAAATCAAGTATACGCAATTTTGAGTCAGGTGAATTTTCAAAATTCAGTTTGAGTTTAAAGATCCCATTGTTTGGATTTGGCAAAATTTGAAACGCTTCCTGCTTTTGCACATCTTTTGATGATACAATAAAATTTTTCAGGCAAAATGAATCTATTTCACATTCGGTTATTACTCTGTTATACAACCGTACTTCATCCATTTCACCATTAAACCATAATGGTGTTCCTCCGGTGTGATAGCCTATGGTAAAGGGTTCGCCAATAGTTGAATTTGGTATTGGATTATTTGTTGTTCCTGGTTGGCTGCTAACAAGAATTCCATCTACATATATTGACCAAATATTGTTTCCTGCAGTTCCAACCAAGCAATGCCAATTTCC
This window harbors:
- a CDS encoding T9SS type A sorting domain-containing protein, with translation MMELKVYHSSGYGTNAPSINDGNWHCLVGTAGNNIWSIYVDGILVSSQPGTTNNPIPNSTIGEPFTIGYHTGGTPLWFNGEMDEVRLYNRVITECEIDSFCLKNFIVSSKDVQKQEAFQILPNPNNGIFKLKLNFENSPDSKLRILDLAGRVLHTQRIESNTITQLIDIEYLVDGMYLVQLISGGKILACEKFVKQ